The following are from one region of the Bacillota bacterium genome:
- a CDS encoding Gfo/Idh/MocA family oxidoreductase, whose amino-acid sequence MDKVRVGIIGIGNIGVSHARHFIQGRVPGAELTAVCDINPQRLEWAEKHLGSDLKRFQSAEEMFAAGCVDAVVIATPHYDHPPLAVAAFEQGLHVLVEKPAGVYTKQVREMNEAAAKSGRVFSMMYNQRTNPLYQKVRDLVQSGEVGELKRVIWIITDWYRPQSYYDSGGWRATWAGEGGGVLLNQCPHQLDLWQWICGMPKRVRAFCYYGKYHDIEVEDDVTAYVEYENGATGLFITTTGETPGTNRLEISGDRGKIVVEGDQLTFWRLRIPERQFNAEYQGGFGRPEAWKCDVPADGDYPGHQGVLRNWVDAIRKGTPLLAPGEEGINGLILSNAMHLSDWTDSWIELPFDEDLFYEKLKERIASSTFTKDGGDRTLDVSGTF is encoded by the coding sequence TTGGATAAAGTAAGAGTCGGGATTATCGGGATTGGGAACATCGGCGTCAGCCATGCCCGTCATTTCATTCAAGGCCGGGTTCCCGGCGCTGAACTGACCGCGGTCTGCGATATCAATCCGCAGCGCTTGGAATGGGCAGAGAAGCATCTCGGTTCCGATCTCAAGCGCTTTCAAAGCGCGGAGGAGATGTTTGCAGCAGGCTGCGTTGACGCGGTTGTGATCGCAACTCCCCACTACGACCATCCACCTCTGGCAGTTGCCGCTTTTGAGCAGGGACTGCATGTGTTGGTTGAGAAGCCTGCCGGCGTTTATACTAAGCAGGTGCGGGAAATGAACGAAGCCGCTGCCAAAAGCGGCAGAGTATTCAGCATGATGTACAATCAGCGTACCAATCCCCTCTACCAAAAGGTGCGGGATTTGGTCCAAAGCGGTGAGGTGGGAGAATTAAAGCGGGTGATCTGGATCATCACCGACTGGTATCGTCCCCAAAGCTATTACGACTCAGGGGGCTGGAGAGCTACCTGGGCAGGCGAGGGCGGCGGAGTGCTTCTGAACCAGTGTCCGCATCAGCTGGATTTATGGCAGTGGATCTGCGGCATGCCCAAGCGGGTAAGAGCATTTTGCTACTACGGCAAATACCACGATATTGAAGTGGAGGACGATGTCACCGCTTATGTGGAGTATGAAAACGGCGCAACCGGCTTGTTTATCACTACCACCGGCGAGACGCCCGGTACGAACCGCCTGGAAATTTCGGGCGACCGGGGTAAAATTGTGGTGGAAGGTGACCAGCTTACCTTCTGGCGCCTGCGGATACCGGAGCGCCAGTTTAACGCTGAGTACCAAGGCGGTTTCGGCAGGCCCGAAGCTTGGAAATGCGATGTCCCAGCAGACGGCGATTATCCCGGTCATCAGGGAGTGCTCAGAAACTGGGTTGATGCGATCCGTAAGGGAACGCCGCTCTTAGCTCCAGGAGAAGAGGGCATCAACGGCCTGATTCTATCCAATGCTATGCATTTATCAGACTGGACCGATTCCTGGATTGAACTGCCCTTTGATGAAGATCTTTTTTATGAGAAGCTAAAGGAAAGAATCGCTAGCTCCACCTTCACAAAAGATGGCGGTGACCGCACATTAGATGTTTCCGGCACATTCTAG
- a CDS encoding sugar phosphate isomerase/epimerase — translation MSGPIIAAQLYTVREFMRTPEQIAEGLGKIKAIGYPSVQVSGIGQIDTNELRTILDREGLTVCATHVPWDRMENDLDNLINEHKILNCKYVGLGGMPGEYREDREGWVRFAKRASEIGKKLRDHGLQFIYHNHAFEFEKFDGVTGLDILLEESDPDAFHFELDTYWVQVGGANPVTWINKVAGRMKVVHFKDMGNAGKNESVMTEVGEGNLEWPEIIEACRRTGVEYAAVEQDICARDPFESLAISYRNLKDLGL, via the coding sequence ATGAGCGGTCCTATTATTGCAGCGCAGCTTTACACAGTGCGTGAGTTTATGCGCACTCCTGAGCAGATTGCTGAAGGTTTGGGCAAGATCAAGGCGATCGGCTATCCGTCCGTGCAGGTATCGGGCATCGGCCAGATTGACACTAACGAGCTGAGAACTATTCTTGACCGGGAAGGGCTTACCGTCTGCGCAACCCATGTGCCCTGGGACAGAATGGAGAATGATCTGGATAACTTAATCAATGAGCATAAAATCTTGAACTGCAAATATGTGGGGCTCGGCGGCATGCCTGGCGAATACCGAGAAGACCGGGAAGGCTGGGTGCGCTTTGCCAAAAGAGCTAGTGAGATCGGGAAAAAACTGCGGGATCACGGCCTCCAGTTTATTTATCACAACCACGCCTTTGAGTTCGAGAAATTTGACGGTGTTACCGGCCTCGATATTCTCCTCGAGGAAAGCGATCCGGATGCTTTTCATTTTGAACTTGATACTTACTGGGTGCAGGTTGGCGGAGCAAATCCGGTTACTTGGATCAATAAGGTGGCCGGCCGCATGAAGGTAGTTCACTTTAAAGATATGGGCAATGCCGGCAAGAATGAGTCGGTGATGACTGAAGTAGGCGAGGGCAACTTAGAGTGGCCTGAGATTATTGAAGCGTGCCGCAGAACCGGAGTGGAATACGCAGCGGTAGAGCAGGATATCTGCGCGCGCGATCCATTTGAAAGCCTGGCCATCAGCTACCGCAATCTCAAGGACCTGGGTTTGTAG
- a CDS encoding NADH:flavin oxidoreductase: MEKLKFDYKTLEDFTADLDKYNLELPLESDVSLLKQPVQVGNKTIPNRLSVQPMEGCDAKPDGSPGELTYRRYQRFASGGAGLIWFEATAASAAGRGKPTQLYIHKDNVAEFKKLADATRQAGLDANGAAPYLVLQITHAGRYGDGKVIAVHEPEIDKKSGVDPDKPVITDEELKALEDDFVEAARLAAEAGFDAVDIKACHRYLISELLGAHNRPGEYGGSYENRTRWLKNVITKIKAAGIDIEITTRLNVYDAIPYPYGWGCDENGDPDLTEPKRFVQELVDLGLNMINVTAATPYITPHMSRPYDQAGLKGYPQPEHPLIGVHRMLSLVKEIQQTVPECVIVGTGFSWLRQFAPLVSAGMVKEGWAAICGFGREAFAYPDFANDIFASGEMNPRKVCISCSKCSELKGEARLTGCVVRDTEIYVPVYQEFLKDFRSRQ, encoded by the coding sequence GTGGAAAAGCTTAAGTTTGATTACAAAACACTGGAAGACTTTACTGCTGATCTTGACAAATACAACTTAGAACTGCCCCTGGAATCAGATGTATCCCTGCTCAAACAGCCAGTTCAAGTAGGAAATAAAACAATTCCCAACCGTTTAAGCGTTCAGCCAATGGAAGGGTGCGACGCCAAGCCGGACGGATCCCCGGGTGAACTGACCTACCGCCGCTATCAGCGTTTTGCCAGCGGTGGCGCAGGCTTGATCTGGTTTGAGGCCACAGCAGCAAGCGCTGCCGGGCGGGGTAAGCCGACTCAGCTGTATATCCACAAAGATAATGTGGCTGAATTTAAGAAATTAGCCGACGCAACCAGACAAGCTGGTTTAGACGCTAATGGAGCTGCTCCTTACCTGGTGCTCCAAATCACTCACGCCGGACGCTACGGTGATGGCAAAGTGATCGCTGTCCATGAACCAGAGATTGATAAGAAATCAGGTGTTGATCCGGACAAACCGGTAATTACTGATGAAGAGCTGAAGGCTTTAGAAGATGATTTTGTGGAAGCTGCCCGATTGGCAGCGGAAGCTGGTTTTGATGCAGTAGACATTAAAGCCTGCCACCGCTATCTCATCAGTGAGCTGTTAGGAGCCCACAACCGTCCGGGCGAGTACGGCGGCAGCTATGAGAACCGCACCCGCTGGTTAAAGAATGTTATTACCAAGATTAAAGCAGCAGGCATTGATATTGAAATCACGACCAGACTCAATGTTTACGATGCAATTCCTTATCCCTACGGCTGGGGCTGCGATGAAAACGGTGATCCTGATTTAACCGAACCGAAGCGGTTTGTGCAAGAACTGGTAGATTTAGGTTTAAATATGATCAACGTTACCGCGGCAACCCCATATATTACACCGCATATGTCCCGCCCATACGATCAAGCCGGCTTAAAAGGCTATCCGCAGCCTGAGCATCCCCTGATCGGTGTGCACCGCATGCTGAGCCTGGTGAAAGAAATCCAGCAGACAGTGCCGGAATGCGTTATTGTGGGCACCGGCTTCAGCTGGCTGCGGCAGTTTGCGCCATTAGTATCTGCCGGGATGGTCAAGGAAGGCTGGGCGGCTATCTGTGGTTTCGGTCGCGAAGCTTTTGCTTATCCAGATTTTGCCAACGATATTTTCGCCAGCGGCGAGATGAATCCCCGCAAAGTCTGCATCAGCTGCAGCAAGTGCTCGGAGCTGAAAGGCGAAGCGCGGTTGACTGGATGTGTGGTTAGAGATACCGAGATTTATGTGCCTGTTTACCAGGAGTTTCTCAAAGACTTTCGCAGTAGGCAGTAA
- the galU gene encoding UTP--glucose-1-phosphate uridylyltransferase GalU encodes MKIKKAVIPAAGLGTRFLPATKAQPKEMLPIVDKPSIQFIIEEAVESGIEEILIVTGRNKRSIEDHFDKNYELEAALKAKGDTERLRLIEDITNMVNIHYVRQKEPKGLGHAIYCARSFVGNEPFAVLLGDDIVANSVPCLKQLVEVYEQVRTSVLGVQPVPENMVDQYGVIKGEEIESGLYRVTGLVEKPAVAEAPSNVAILGRYIITPEIFEILASTKPGKGGEIQLTDALVTLLARQQIYAYAFAGRRYDVGSKLGFLKATVEFALEMPELRQEFAHYLTEVVKQFQDEKEDLS; translated from the coding sequence GTGAAAATTAAAAAAGCAGTAATTCCAGCAGCGGGATTAGGCACCAGATTTCTGCCCGCAACCAAAGCGCAGCCGAAAGAGATGCTGCCCATTGTGGACAAACCTTCAATTCAATTTATTATTGAAGAAGCAGTTGAATCGGGCATTGAAGAAATCCTAATTGTCACCGGACGAAACAAAAGGTCTATCGAAGATCATTTTGACAAAAACTACGAACTGGAAGCCGCTTTAAAAGCCAAGGGCGACACCGAACGGTTAAGGCTGATCGAGGATATTACCAACATGGTTAATATCCACTATGTGCGGCAGAAAGAACCGAAGGGCTTAGGCCACGCCATCTACTGCGCCCGCTCCTTTGTAGGCAATGAACCGTTTGCGGTTTTGCTGGGTGATGATATTGTCGCTAATTCCGTGCCCTGCTTAAAGCAGCTGGTAGAAGTATATGAACAGGTGCGAACCAGCGTGCTCGGCGTACAGCCTGTTCCGGAAAACATGGTAGACCAATACGGAGTAATTAAAGGTGAGGAAATTGAATCCGGACTTTACCGGGTGACTGGGTTGGTGGAGAAACCGGCTGTAGCGGAGGCTCCCAGTAATGTTGCCATTTTAGGCCGCTACATCATTACTCCCGAAATTTTTGAAATCCTCGCATCGACCAAACCGGGCAAAGGGGGAGAGATCCAGCTTACCGATGCCTTAGTGACCCTGTTAGCCCGTCAGCAGATTTACGCCTATGCCTTTGCAGGCAGGCGCTACGATGTCGGCAGCAAACTGGGCTTTCTCAAAGCCACAGTTGAGTTTGCCCTGGAAATGCCGGAACTGAGGCAGGAGTTTGCTCACTATTTAACTGAGGTTGTTAAGCAATTTCAAGACGAAAAGGAGGATTTAAGTTAG
- a CDS encoding SGNH/GDSL hydrolase family protein yields MTIIKPNSTVLFQGDSITDCGRDRNDPDSLGRGYALMAAGMFSALYPEHKVKFINRGISGNRTEHLVARWQADCIDLQPDFVSIMIGINDVWHAYNKRIETVSIDQFTANYRHILNLTREHLDAEILLMEPYVLHIPEDRMLWREDLDPKREAVRKLAQEFDAIVIPMDEIFQAVAADDPGFWCPDGVHPAPAGHGLIAKAWLEAVKAL; encoded by the coding sequence ATGACAATCATTAAACCTAACTCAACCGTTTTATTTCAAGGCGACAGCATTACCGACTGCGGACGGGACCGCAACGACCCTGATAGTCTCGGGCGCGGCTATGCGCTGATGGCTGCCGGTATGTTCTCCGCCTTATATCCAGAGCACAAGGTGAAATTTATCAACCGCGGCATCAGCGGCAACCGAACCGAGCATCTTGTAGCAAGATGGCAGGCAGACTGCATTGACCTTCAACCCGATTTTGTTTCAATTATGATCGGAATCAATGATGTCTGGCACGCTTATAATAAAAGGATTGAAACTGTATCTATTGACCAGTTTACAGCTAATTACCGCCACATCCTCAACCTAACCCGCGAGCATCTGGACGCAGAAATCCTGCTGATGGAACCTTATGTACTCCACATACCGGAAGACCGGATGCTGTGGCGGGAGGATTTGGATCCGAAGCGGGAAGCTGTTAGGAAATTAGCTCAGGAATTTGATGCGATTGTCATTCCGATGGATGAGATTTTCCAAGCTGTGGCAGCTGACGACCCGGGTTTCTGGTGTCCGGATGGAGTCCACCCCGCGCCAGCAGGCCACGGACTGATTGCCAAAGCTTGGCTTGAGGCTGTGAAAGCACTTTAG
- a CDS encoding homoserine dehydrogenase produces MKSLNKPVIKIGLLGLGTVGTGTTQILTNNGADITAKVGSKLQITKALVRDVSKPRPNMDPSILLTQDPADVLADPEIDIVVEVMGGIEPAREYIAAALAGGKYVVTANKDLMAVHGSELLSIARENHRTIYYEASVGGGIPLLRPIKRCLAANKIESVMGIINGTTNYILTQMTIAKKDFQDALAEAQAKGFAEADPSNDLEGRDAAYKLAILASLCFNSAVDVNQIAAESITEVSVRDIVYADELGFVIKLLAIGEETPEGLLLRVHPTLVPKHHPLASVHNEFNAVFLAGDAVGELMFYGRGAGSLPTASAVVADVIEAARNINYQIENGYTHPTAAAKRIVPMAETKSCFYVRLKAKDQPGVFGAVATALGDEGISLDLILQNQREVNLAEIVLVTHKVPEANFYRALERIKKLDSIRNISNVMRVLERG; encoded by the coding sequence ATGAAGAGTTTAAACAAACCTGTAATTAAGATCGGTCTCCTTGGACTAGGCACAGTCGGTACCGGTACGACACAAATTCTCACCAATAACGGCGCAGACATTACCGCAAAGGTCGGCAGCAAACTGCAGATTACCAAAGCGCTGGTGCGCGACGTTTCCAAACCCCGGCCGAATATGGATCCCAGTATCCTTTTGACCCAGGATCCAGCCGATGTTCTCGCAGATCCGGAGATCGATATTGTTGTGGAAGTGATGGGAGGCATTGAACCGGCGCGGGAGTATATCGCAGCGGCTCTGGCCGGCGGAAAATATGTGGTTACTGCTAATAAGGATCTAATGGCAGTGCACGGAAGTGAGCTGTTAAGCATCGCCCGGGAAAACCACCGCACTATTTACTACGAAGCGAGTGTTGGCGGCGGTATCCCTCTGCTCCGCCCCATCAAGCGCTGCTTAGCTGCCAATAAGATCGAAAGCGTCATGGGTATAATCAATGGCACTACCAATTATATCTTGACCCAGATGACAATCGCCAAGAAAGATTTTCAGGACGCGCTGGCTGAAGCCCAGGCCAAAGGTTTTGCGGAAGCCGACCCTTCCAATGATCTGGAAGGCCGAGACGCAGCTTACAAGTTGGCAATTCTAGCTTCGCTCTGCTTTAACAGCGCCGTTGATGTTAATCAAATTGCTGCTGAAAGCATCACTGAGGTAAGTGTGCGGGACATTGTATACGCTGATGAGCTGGGCTTTGTAATTAAACTCCTGGCAATTGGGGAAGAAACTCCGGAAGGACTGCTCTTAAGAGTCCACCCCACTCTCGTTCCGAAGCACCATCCTTTAGCTTCAGTGCACAATGAGTTCAACGCGGTCTTCTTAGCGGGCGATGCTGTGGGCGAGCTGATGTTTTACGGCCGCGGTGCGGGCTCTCTGCCTACTGCCAGCGCGGTCGTGGCCGATGTGATTGAAGCAGCTCGGAACATCAACTACCAGATTGAAAACGGCTATACCCATCCCACAGCGGCTGCGAAGCGGATTGTACCGATGGCAGAGACTAAATCCTGCTTCTATGTGCGCTTAAAAGCAAAAGACCAGCCCGGGGTATTCGGTGCCGTTGCCACTGCTCTTGGTGATGAAGGCATCAGTCTGGATTTGATTCTCCAGAACCAAAGGGAAGTTAACTTAGCTGAGATCGTTTTGGTCACCCATAAAGTGCCGGAAGCAAACTTCTACCGCGCTTTGGAGAGGATAAAAAAACTGGACAGCATCCGTAATATTTCTAACGTGATGCGGGTACTGGAAAGGGGTTAA
- a CDS encoding threonine synthase, with amino-acid sequence MAWQGLIAQYRDYLNIEPDTPIITLNEGNTLLLKAEHLPKKLGLDLNIYLKFEGQNPTGSFKDRGMTMAVTKAVAAGSRAIICASTGNTSASAAAYAARAQIDCLVLIPQNAVALGKLAQAITYGARVIAVEGNFDDALELVRQLAEVEPVTIVNSINPDRIEGQKTAAFEICDQLDRAPDYISIPVGNAGNISAYWQGFKAYHQAGKIDKLPVMCGFQAAGAAPIVLGKPVPNPETIATAIRIGNPASWKTAEQARDESGGTIAAVTDGEILEAYQLLASSEGIFAEPASAASIAGLIKLARTGRFPTGSSIVCILTGNGLKDPDTAMSIGVKPETVKADLNALRSILA; translated from the coding sequence ATGGCTTGGCAGGGACTTATCGCTCAATATCGGGATTATTTGAATATCGAACCGGATACACCGATCATCACTTTAAATGAAGGCAATACCCTCTTATTAAAAGCAGAACATCTGCCCAAAAAGCTGGGCTTAGATCTAAACATCTATTTAAAATTTGAAGGACAGAATCCCACCGGGTCCTTTAAGGACCGGGGCATGACCATGGCGGTTACCAAGGCTGTTGCCGCCGGGTCCCGGGCAATTATCTGCGCGTCCACCGGGAATACTTCCGCATCGGCGGCGGCTTACGCTGCCCGGGCGCAGATCGACTGCCTGGTGCTGATTCCCCAAAACGCGGTTGCTTTAGGGAAACTTGCCCAGGCAATCACCTATGGGGCCAGGGTAATTGCGGTAGAAGGAAATTTTGATGACGCGCTGGAGCTGGTCCGCCAGCTGGCGGAAGTTGAGCCGGTTACCATCGTAAACTCCATCAATCCGGACCGCATTGAAGGCCAAAAAACCGCGGCTTTTGAAATCTGCGATCAGTTAGACCGCGCTCCCGACTACATCTCGATTCCGGTGGGTAACGCCGGCAATATTTCAGCTTACTGGCAGGGTTTCAAAGCCTACCATCAAGCTGGAAAAATTGACAAGCTGCCGGTGATGTGCGGATTCCAAGCTGCAGGCGCCGCCCCGATTGTGCTGGGTAAACCGGTACCCAATCCGGAAACAATCGCTACAGCCATCAGAATCGGCAACCCAGCCAGCTGGAAAACAGCGGAGCAGGCCAGGGATGAAAGCGGAGGCACGATTGCTGCAGTAACTGATGGTGAGATCTTGGAAGCTTACCAGCTGTTGGCCAGCAGTGAAGGTATTTTTGCGGAACCAGCATCAGCAGCATCGATCGCCGGCTTGATTAAGCTTGCCCGAACAGGCCGCTTCCCTACCGGCAGCAGCATTGTCTGCATCCTCACCGGAAACGGCTTGAAGGACCCTGACACCGCCATGTCGATTGGTGTCAAGCCGGAGACAGTCAAAGCAGATTTGAATGCTCTGCGAAGCATCTTAGCTTAG
- a CDS encoding homoserine kinase, with protein sequence MKIKIAVPATSANLGPGFDTLGLALKVYNYLEVDLDTDQTVVEITGSGSAYLPTDKTNLVYKAAAAVFKTAGKTPPPLRIKQENHIPPASGLGSSAAAVVGGMFAANALLKSPFSPGELLNLAVEFEGHPDNAAPALLGGLVVSGIDRDQVIWQKVAVKNPPQVVIIAPEYRLKTAESRSMLPREVAFSDAVGNLSRLAFLLNCFTAGDYTYLRYGCEDFLHQNYRAELIPGFQAAISACYQAGGLGAALSGAGPCVIAFAKSDAEKVATRMLAAFGEHGIKSRAIITGISDQGASVV encoded by the coding sequence GTGAAGATTAAAATTGCGGTTCCGGCAACCAGCGCCAATCTCGGTCCTGGCTTTGACACCCTCGGGCTGGCGCTGAAAGTCTACAATTATCTAGAAGTTGATTTAGATACGGATCAAACTGTCGTGGAAATTACTGGCTCAGGCAGCGCTTATCTGCCCACTGACAAAACTAACCTGGTCTATAAAGCGGCTGCGGCGGTGTTTAAAACAGCAGGCAAAACTCCGCCTCCCCTTAGAATTAAGCAGGAAAACCACATTCCCCCTGCTTCCGGTTTAGGCAGCAGCGCTGCGGCGGTAGTAGGCGGAATGTTTGCAGCTAATGCGCTGCTTAAAAGCCCTTTCAGTCCGGGAGAACTGCTCAATCTGGCGGTAGAGTTCGAAGGTCATCCCGACAATGCAGCTCCGGCGCTGTTAGGGGGCCTGGTGGTCAGCGGTATCGATCGTGATCAGGTTATCTGGCAGAAAGTTGCGGTCAAAAATCCACCGCAGGTAGTAATCATTGCCCCTGAGTACCGCCTCAAAACAGCAGAATCCCGAAGCATGCTGCCTCGGGAAGTTGCTTTTAGTGATGCGGTTGGAAACTTAAGCCGCCTCGCATTTCTGCTCAACTGCTTTACTGCCGGCGACTACACCTATCTTCGCTATGGCTGCGAAGATTTTCTCCACCAGAACTACCGGGCCGAGCTGATCCCAGGGTTTCAAGCTGCCATTTCTGCGTGCTACCAGGCAGGAGGTTTAGGCGCAGCGCTTTCAGGGGCCGGACCCTGTGTGATTGCTTTTGCCAAATCTGACGCTGAAAAGGTAGCAACCCGGATGCTGGCTGCTTTTGGAGAGCATGGGATCAAAAGCCGCGCAATAATCACCGGTATATCCGATCAAGGGGCATCTGTTGTTTAA
- a CDS encoding S-ribosylhomocysteine lyase, with protein MDKVVVESFTFDHTKVKAPFVRSCGRITTPKGDLITKFDLRFTQPNQDIMPTGAAHALEHLLAGFLREEIADVVDLSPMGCRTGFYLIKVGESSADEIKAALKKALQKVLAADEVPAANELQCGNYRDMSLADAKKYAEQVLQAL; from the coding sequence ATGGATAAGGTTGTTGTTGAAAGCTTTACCTTTGATCATACCAAGGTGAAAGCTCCCTTTGTCCGCAGCTGCGGACGGATTACCACGCCGAAAGGCGATTTGATTACTAAATTTGATCTCCGCTTTACCCAGCCAAACCAGGATATTATGCCCACCGGGGCGGCACATGCCCTGGAGCATCTCCTGGCTGGATTTTTGCGGGAAGAAATCGCAGATGTTGTTGATCTCTCGCCCATGGGCTGCCGCACTGGCTTTTACCTGATTAAGGTGGGGGAGAGCAGCGCTGATGAGATTAAAGCGGCGCTTAAAAAAGCTCTCCAGAAAGTTTTAGCAGCCGACGAAGTGCCGGCTGCCAATGAGCTCCAGTGCGGCAACTACCGCGATATGTCGCTTGCGGATGCAAAAAAATACGCTGAGCAGGTTTTGCAGGCGCTTTAA
- a CDS encoding GNAT family N-acetyltransferase, with the protein MTISYRTISEAEFPQAMAIRFKVFVDEQQVPPEEEQDHYDQTAVHFGAFDHGIMVGTGRVVSDGRRGKIGRLAVLKSHRGRGIGMGLLTAMTAWCREQGLEEAYLGAQLHAIPFYEKAGFTAEGRIFDDAGIPHRMMRKKL; encoded by the coding sequence ATGACAATCAGCTATCGCACTATCTCGGAAGCGGAGTTTCCCCAGGCAATGGCGATTCGCTTTAAGGTGTTTGTGGACGAGCAGCAGGTGCCGCCTGAGGAGGAGCAGGACCACTATGACCAAACTGCGGTCCACTTCGGCGCTTTTGACCATGGGATCATGGTGGGCACCGGTCGCGTAGTAAGCGACGGCCGCAGAGGTAAGATCGGCCGTCTCGCTGTATTAAAATCTCACCGCGGCAGGGGCATCGGCATGGGGCTCCTCACTGCGATGACCGCATGGTGCCGAGAGCAGGGTCTTGAGGAAGCCTACCTCGGCGCTCAGCTTCACGCCATCCCCTTTTATGAAAAAGCCGGTTTTACCGCCGAAGGCCGAATCTTTGATGATGCCGGCATCCCCCACCGCATGATGAGAAAAAAGCTCTAA